In Stomoxys calcitrans chromosome 2, idStoCalc2.1, whole genome shotgun sequence, the following proteins share a genomic window:
- the LOC106088169 gene encoding chromobox protein homolog 1 yields MVKSQAKETGFVVEKIVDKRITAEGKVEYFIKWRGYPNSDNTWEPEENCDCPSIIQKFEESRAKSKKRGEKKPKLEEIEKLRSYDRGLPIEQIVGATDANGEVSYLVKWQFCDEFDLVPGEELKQKNPEFIIDFYEKRSIYQRNINDRLLGVPDELRILNADGGHHLGALQSSFSSTNNDEAEPLNTDIQMGDDLNESGGSVDSNAVSYSIPVPGVGNIAIDVPMMDSDV; encoded by the coding sequence ATGGTTAAAAGTCAAGCCAAGGAAACGGGGTTCGTCGTTGAGAAGATTGTGGATAAACGCATTACCGCAGAGGGCAAAGTTGAGTACTTCATCAAATGGCGTGGCTATCCCAATTCGGATAACACTTGGGAGCCTGAGGAGAATTGCGATTGTCCCTCAATTATACAGAAATTTGAAGAATCTCGAGCTAAATCCAAGAAACGTGGTGAAAAGAAACCTAAACTTGAAGAAATAGAAAAGCTACGCAGCTACGATCGTGGTTTGCCCATTGAGCAAATAGTGGGTGCCACAGATGCCAATGGTGAAGTTTCCTATTTGGTTAAATGGCAATTTTGTGATGAATTTGATTTGGTGCCCGGCGAagagttaaaacaaaaaaatcccgAGTTTATtattgatttctatgaaaaacgtTCCATATATCAAAGGAATATAAATGATCGCTTGTTAGGTGTGCCTGATGAGCTAAGGATTTTAAACGCCGATGGGGGACATCATTTGGGCGCATTACAAAGCAGCTTCTCAAGTACTAACAATGATGAAGCAGAGCCATTAAACACCGATATACAGATGGGAgacgatttgaatgaaagtgGAGGAAGCGTTGACAGTAATGCCGTATCTTATTCCATTCCTGTGCCGGGAGTTGGCAATATTGCCATAGATGTACCGATGATGGATTCTGATGTGTAA
- the LOC106088168 gene encoding mitochondrial GTPase 1, whose product MSFRQCYKLVTKQAIRWFPGHMGKGLKQMQQKLKSVDCILEVHDARIPFSGRNPEFQHTIAGGGVKPHILVLNKMDLISPKDQRYIRDALKDKEQLDHVIFTNCKDQQCSGIRKLMPLANDLIGKSGRYNREGEKDYCVMVIGVPNVGKSSLLNVLRNRHLKRKSVSQVGGIAGVTRSVLEKIKISEDPLIYMIDTPGILEPKISSDEMGMKLALVGCLQDHLVGEDLIADYLLYWLNKNERFEYVPLMGLENPNDDISEVLVAYANKQGVQRKLKGADGQILMIPDILHAARHFIKLFRTKAFGNINLDKEI is encoded by the coding sequence CTCAAGTCAGTGGATTGCATACTTGAGGTGCATGATGCCCGCATACCATTTTCGGGACGTAATCCCGAATTCCAACATACCATCGCTGGAGGTGGTGTTAAACCACACATATTGGTGCTGAATAAAATGGATCTTATATCGCCCAAGGATCAACGTTATATAAGGGATGCTTTAAAGGATAAGGAGCAACTTGACCACGTAATTTTTACAAATTGCAAAGATCAGCAGTGCAGTGGAATACGCAAACTTATGCCTTTAGCCAATGATTTGATTGGCAAATCGGGCCGGTATAATCGTGAGGGAGAAAAAGATTACTGTGTCATGGTAATAGGAGTGCCAAATGTGGGAAAAAGTTCACTCCTCAATGTTTTGCGTAATCGACATTTGAAAAGGAAATCCGTATCTCAAGTGGGAGGCATAGCGGGAGTGACACGTTCTGTGttggagaaaataaaaataagtgaAGACCCCTTAATCTATATGATTGATACACCCGGAATATTGGAACCAAAAATCAGTAGCGATGAAATGGGAATGAAATTGGCACTGGTAGGCTGTTTGCAGGATCATCTGGTGGGCGAAGACTTAATTGCAGACTATTTATTGTATTGGCTAAATAAGAATGAACGGTTCGAATATGTGCCCCTAATGGGATTGGAAAATCCGAATGATGATATTTCAGAGGTTTTAGTAGCGTATGCTAACAAACAAGGAGTACAACGTAAACTTAAGGGAGCCGATGGCCAAATACTTATGATTCCAGACATACTCCACGCTGCACGGCATTTTATTAAACTATTTAGAACTAAAGCATTTGGTAACATAAATTTAGATAAAGAAATATAG